The following proteins are co-located in the Hypomesus transpacificus isolate Combined female chromosome 23, fHypTra1, whole genome shotgun sequence genome:
- the slc38a11 gene encoding putative sodium-coupled neutral amino acid transporter 11, with protein MFQQLENDDRKALLSPQKVFGEAGRSTMTSASFNFINSIIGSGTTGLPYALNQAGLPLGLLLLVMVAFITDFSIILLIKGGNLSGTRSYQSLVQSTFGFPGFIVLSALQFLYPFIAMVSYNIITGDTLTKVFLRIPGVGPGHILAERHFVILVSTLFFTLPLSLYRNISKLGKVSLLSMVLTLAILITVIIRAATLGPQIAPTEDSWGFARWNAVQAVGVMSFAFICHHNSFLIYGSLEEPSLATWSRVTHVSVGSALVVSALFATAGYATFTGYTQGDVFENYCRNDNLATFGRFCYGVSIITTFPLECFVTREVVSNVFSSGPLSTPAHFAVTFLIISVCTAISLAYDCLGFVLELNGVLSATPLIFIIPSACFLKLSSSRWFQGENLVPSIILLLGVFVMVTGLIMTGLYPQDCSHGVEMFYCTASNSSTPTSSTPSTAQSSQNSTQSVT; from the exons ACAGGTTTACCGTATGCTCTGAACCAGGCTGGTCTTCCACTGGGCCTCTTGCTACTTGTGATGGTGGCTTTTATCACCG ACTTTTCCATCATATTGCTGATAAAAGGAGGAAATCTATCAGGGACGAGGAGTTACCAGTCACTTGTCCAAAGCACTTTCGGTTTCCCAGGATTCATAGTGCTGTCTGCATTGCAATTCCTCTATCCATTCATAG CTATGGTCAGCTACAACATCATTACTGGAGACACGCTGACCAAAGTGTTTCTGAGAATACCTGGAG TCGGCCCAGGCCACATTCTGGCAGAGCGGCACTTTGTCATATTAGTGTCCACCCTGTTtttcaccctccctctgtcGCTGTATCGGAACATCTCCAAACTGGGGAAG GTGTCCTTGTTGTCCATGGTGTTGACCCTAGCCATCCtcatcactgtcatcatcaGAGCAGCTACCTTAGGACCCcagat AGCTCCTACAGAGGATTCATGGGGGTTTGCTCGGTGGAATGCAGTGCAAGCAGTTGGTGTCATGTCTTTTG CCTTCATCTGCCACCACAACAGCTTTCTCATCTACGGCTCCCTGGAGGAGCCCAGTCTGGCTACCTGGTCTCGGGTCACTCATGTGTCTGTGGGCTCCGCCCTGGTGGTCAGCGCTCTGTTTGCTACTGCAGGCTATGCTACCTTCACAGGCTACACACAGG GGGATGTCTTTGAGAACTACTGCCGGAACGACAACCTTGCAACGTTTGGCCGGTTCTGCTACGGGGTTAGCATCATAACCACCTTTCCTCTGGAGTGTTTCGTGACCAGAGAG GTGGTGTCCAATGTCTTCAGTAGTGGACCTTTGTCCACCCCTGCCCATTTTGCTGTTACGTTTCTCATTATATCAGTGTGCACAGCGATATCCCTGGCTTACGACTGCCTGGGGTTTGTTCTGGAGTTAAAC GGTGTTCTGAGCGCTACCCCTCTGATCTTCATCATCCCGTCTGCCTGCTTCCTCAAACTGTCCTCCAGCCGCTGGTTCCAGGGCGAGAACCTGGTCCcctccatcatccttctgcTGGGTGTGTTTGTCATGGTGACAGGCCTGATCATGACCGGCCTCTATCCCCAGGACTGCTCCCACGGCGTGGAGATGTTCTACTGCACGGCCTCCAACAGCAGCACCCCCACcagctccacaccctccactgcACAGTCCTCCCAGAACTCCACTCAGAGTGTCACATGA